A single Nicotiana tabacum cultivar K326 chromosome 5, ASM71507v2, whole genome shotgun sequence DNA region contains:
- the LOC107801763 gene encoding vacuolar-sorting receptor 1 isoform X1, with translation MKKKLGFLVCVWCLVIGCSYGRFVVEKNSLRVTSPDSIKDVYECAIGNFGVPQYGGTLVGNVVYPKANQKSCKSFESADISFKSKAGSMPVFVLVDRGDCYFTLKAWNAQKAGAAAILVADDRSEPLITMDTPEEEDAQANYLQNITIPSALISQSLGDSIKKQLSKGEMVNINLDWREALPHPDERVEYEFWTNSNDECGPKCESQREFVKNFKGAAQILEQKGYTQFTPHYITWYCPEAFILSKQCKSQCINHGRYCAPDPEQDFSKGYDGKDVVLQNLRQACFYKVANESGKPWLWWDYVTDFAIRCPMKEKKYTKECADQVVKSLGFDVKQIDKCVGDHEADVDNPVLKAEQEAQIGKDSRGDVTILPTLVINNRQYRGKLDKGAVLKAICSGFEETTEPAICLTDDIQTNECLESNGGCWQDKAANITACRDTFRGKVCECPMVQGVKFVGDGYTQCEASGALRCGINNGGCWKGTKDGRTFSACIDDHTKGCKCPPGFKGDGVNSCEDIDECKERLACQCPECKCKNTWGGYDCSCNSNLLYMHEHDTCINAGKDVKTEFSWGLVWVIILGLAAAGVGAYAVYKYRIRRYMDSEIRAIMAQYMPLDNQGEVPNHVSHGNV, from the exons ATGAAGAAAAAGCTAGGGTTTTTAGTGTGTGTTTGGTGTCTTGTAATTGGGTGTAGTTATGGTAGATTTGTGGTTGAAAAGAATAGCTTGAGAGTAACTTCACCAGACTCAATCAAAGATGTGTATGAGTGTGCAATTGGGAATTTTGGGGTCCCACAATATGGAGGAACATTGGTTGGTAATGTTGTGTACCCTAAAGCTAATCAAAAGTCTTGTAAGAGCTTTGAAAGTGCTGATATTTCATTTAAATCTAAGGCTGGTAGCATGCCTGTCTTTGTTCTTGTTGATCGTGGAG ACTGCTATTTCACACTAAAGGCTTGGAATGCTCAAAAGGCTGGAGCTGCTGCTATTCTTGTTGCCGATGATCGCAGTGAACCTTTGATTACCATGGACACTCCCGAGGAAGAGGACGCGCAGGCGAATTATCTGCAAAATATAACTATTCCTTCAGCTCTAATTAGTCAATCTCTTGGGGATAGCATTAAGAAGCAACTGTCTAAAGGGGAGATGGTTAACATAAACCTTGATTGGCGAGAGGCGCTTCCACATCCCGATGAAAGAGTTGAGTACGAGTTTTGGACAAACAGTAACGATGAGTGTGGCCCTAAGTGTGAGAGCCAGAGAGAGTTTGTCAAAAACTTCAAAGGCGCCGCCCAGATACTCGAGCAGAAGGGATATACGCAGTTCACTCCCCATTACATAACGTGGTATTGTCCTGAGGCATTTATTTTGAGCAAGCAATGCAAGTCTCAGTGCATCAACCATGGAAGATACTGTGCTCCGGATCCTGAGCAAGACTTCAGCAAAGGTTATGATGGAAAGGATGTTGTTTTGCAAAATTTGCGCCAAGCTTGCTTTTACAAGGTTGCCAATGAAAGTGGCAAGCCCTGGTTGTGGTGGGACTATGTTACTGACTTTGCAATCCGGTGTCCAATGAAAGAGAAGAAGTACACGAAAGAGTGTGCAGATCAAGTAGTCAAATCACTTG GCTTTGATGTAAAACAGATAGATAAATGCGTTGGAGATCATGAAGCAGATGTTGACAACCCTGTTCTAAAGGCTGAACAAGAAGCGCAG ATTGGCAAGGACTCCCGTGGAGATGTGACTATCTTGCCAACTCTTGTGATTAACAACAGACAGTACAGAG GCAAGCTGGACAAGGGAGCAGTTCTCAAGGCTATTTGTTCCGGTTTTGAGGAGACAACAGAGCCTGCAATTTGTTTAACCGATG ACATACAAACAAATGAGTGCTTAGAGTCAAATGGTGGGTGCTGGCAGGACAAGGCTGCTAACATTACTGCATGCCGG GATACTTTCCGTGGGAAAGTATGTGAATGCCCAATGGTTCAGGGAGTAAAATTTGTTGGTGATGGTTATACTCAATGTGAAG CATCTGGAGCATTACGCTGTGGAATAAATAATGGAGGTTGTTGGAAGGGAACCAAGGACGGCAGGACATTTTCTGCTTGCATA GATGACCACACAAAGGGTTGTAAATGTCCACCAGGATTCAAAGGAGATGGAGTGAATAGTTGTGAAG ATATTGATGAATGCAAAGAAAGGCTAGCATGTCAGTGCCCAGAGTGCAAATGCAAGAATACATGGGGTGGTTATGACTGCAGTTGCAACAGCAATTTGTTGTACATGCACGAACATGACACGTGTATAA atgcAGGCAAGGATGTTAAAACAGAATTTAGCTGGGGCCTTGTTTGGGTTATCATCTTGGGTTTGGCAGCTGCAGGAGTTGGAGCATATGCTGTGTACAAGTATAGGATCCGG AGATACATGGATTCAGAGATCCGCGCCATCATGGCGCAGTATATGCCTTTGGATAATCAAGGAGAGGTGCCTAATCATGTTTCCCACGGAAATGTCTGA
- the LOC107801763 gene encoding vacuolar-sorting receptor 1 isoform X2, protein MKKKLGFLVCVWCLVIGCSYGRFVVEKNSLRVTSPDSIKDVYECAIGNFGVPQYGGTLVGNVVYPKANQKSCKSFESADISFKSKAGSMPVFVLVDRGDCYFTLKAWNAQKAGAAAILVADDRSEPLITMDTPEEEDAQANYLQNITIPSALISQSLGDSIKKQLSKGEMVNINLDWREALPHPDERVEYEFWTNSNDECGPKCESQREFVKNFKGAAQILEQKGYTQFTPHYITWYCPEAFILSKQCKSQCINHGRYCAPDPEQDFSKGYDGKDVVLQNLRQACFYKVANESGKPWLWWDYVTDFAIRCPMKEKKYTKECADQVVKSLGFDVKQIDKCVGDHEADVDNPVLKAEQEAQIGKDSRGDVTILPTLVINNRQYRGKLDKGAVLKAICSGFEETTEPAICLTDDIQTNECLESNGGCWQDKAANITACRDTFRGKVCECPMVQGVKFVGDGYTQCEASGALRCGINNGGCWKGTKDGRTFSACIDDHTKGCKCPPGFKGDGVNSCEDIDECKERLACQCPECKCKNTWGGYDCSCNSNLLYMHEHDTCISKDVKTEFSWGLVWVIILGLAAAGVGAYAVYKYRIRRYMDSEIRAIMAQYMPLDNQGEVPNHVSHGNV, encoded by the exons ATGAAGAAAAAGCTAGGGTTTTTAGTGTGTGTTTGGTGTCTTGTAATTGGGTGTAGTTATGGTAGATTTGTGGTTGAAAAGAATAGCTTGAGAGTAACTTCACCAGACTCAATCAAAGATGTGTATGAGTGTGCAATTGGGAATTTTGGGGTCCCACAATATGGAGGAACATTGGTTGGTAATGTTGTGTACCCTAAAGCTAATCAAAAGTCTTGTAAGAGCTTTGAAAGTGCTGATATTTCATTTAAATCTAAGGCTGGTAGCATGCCTGTCTTTGTTCTTGTTGATCGTGGAG ACTGCTATTTCACACTAAAGGCTTGGAATGCTCAAAAGGCTGGAGCTGCTGCTATTCTTGTTGCCGATGATCGCAGTGAACCTTTGATTACCATGGACACTCCCGAGGAAGAGGACGCGCAGGCGAATTATCTGCAAAATATAACTATTCCTTCAGCTCTAATTAGTCAATCTCTTGGGGATAGCATTAAGAAGCAACTGTCTAAAGGGGAGATGGTTAACATAAACCTTGATTGGCGAGAGGCGCTTCCACATCCCGATGAAAGAGTTGAGTACGAGTTTTGGACAAACAGTAACGATGAGTGTGGCCCTAAGTGTGAGAGCCAGAGAGAGTTTGTCAAAAACTTCAAAGGCGCCGCCCAGATACTCGAGCAGAAGGGATATACGCAGTTCACTCCCCATTACATAACGTGGTATTGTCCTGAGGCATTTATTTTGAGCAAGCAATGCAAGTCTCAGTGCATCAACCATGGAAGATACTGTGCTCCGGATCCTGAGCAAGACTTCAGCAAAGGTTATGATGGAAAGGATGTTGTTTTGCAAAATTTGCGCCAAGCTTGCTTTTACAAGGTTGCCAATGAAAGTGGCAAGCCCTGGTTGTGGTGGGACTATGTTACTGACTTTGCAATCCGGTGTCCAATGAAAGAGAAGAAGTACACGAAAGAGTGTGCAGATCAAGTAGTCAAATCACTTG GCTTTGATGTAAAACAGATAGATAAATGCGTTGGAGATCATGAAGCAGATGTTGACAACCCTGTTCTAAAGGCTGAACAAGAAGCGCAG ATTGGCAAGGACTCCCGTGGAGATGTGACTATCTTGCCAACTCTTGTGATTAACAACAGACAGTACAGAG GCAAGCTGGACAAGGGAGCAGTTCTCAAGGCTATTTGTTCCGGTTTTGAGGAGACAACAGAGCCTGCAATTTGTTTAACCGATG ACATACAAACAAATGAGTGCTTAGAGTCAAATGGTGGGTGCTGGCAGGACAAGGCTGCTAACATTACTGCATGCCGG GATACTTTCCGTGGGAAAGTATGTGAATGCCCAATGGTTCAGGGAGTAAAATTTGTTGGTGATGGTTATACTCAATGTGAAG CATCTGGAGCATTACGCTGTGGAATAAATAATGGAGGTTGTTGGAAGGGAACCAAGGACGGCAGGACATTTTCTGCTTGCATA GATGACCACACAAAGGGTTGTAAATGTCCACCAGGATTCAAAGGAGATGGAGTGAATAGTTGTGAAG ATATTGATGAATGCAAAGAAAGGCTAGCATGTCAGTGCCCAGAGTGCAAATGCAAGAATACATGGGGTGGTTATGACTGCAGTTGCAACAGCAATTTGTTGTACATGCACGAACATGACACGTGTATAA GCAAGGATGTTAAAACAGAATTTAGCTGGGGCCTTGTTTGGGTTATCATCTTGGGTTTGGCAGCTGCAGGAGTTGGAGCATATGCTGTGTACAAGTATAGGATCCGG AGATACATGGATTCAGAGATCCGCGCCATCATGGCGCAGTATATGCCTTTGGATAATCAAGGAGAGGTGCCTAATCATGTTTCCCACGGAAATGTCTGA